In a single window of the Euleptes europaea isolate rEulEur1 chromosome 4, rEulEur1.hap1, whole genome shotgun sequence genome:
- the AMACR gene encoding alpha-methylacyl-CoA racemase, with protein MALRGVRVVELAGLAPAPLCGQVLADFGAQVVRVERPGRAALAAGAQGRGKRSLALDLKRPRGAQALARLCSRADVLLEPFRPGVMENLNLGPDILLKDNPKLIYARLTGFGSSGAYSKMAGHDINYLAVSGVLSRLGRKDENPYAPVNLLADFAGGGVMCALGIIIALYERTKSGKGQVIDASMVEGVAYLSSFLWKSQNLGLWNRPRGENLLDSGAHFYETYKTSDGKFMAVGALEPQFYEQLLSGLRLDSHKLPDQYDFSGWPEMKKRFADLFSKKTQAEWCEIFDNTDACVTPVLSFDDVALHPHNKERGTFLKNDQEEISPRPSPFLSRTPATPSSKRDPFIGEHSEEILLEYGFSKEEITQLKSLKVIESNKPKSNL; from the exons ATGGCGCTGCGGGGCGTGCGGGTGGTGGAGCTGGCGGGCCTGGCGCCGGCGCCGCTGTGCGGGCAGGTGCTGGCCGACTTCGGGGCGCAGGTGGTGCGCGTGGAGCGGCCGGGGCGCGCGGCGCTGGCGGCGGGCGCGCAGGGCCGGGGGAAGCGCTCCCTGGCGCTCGACCTCAAGCGGCCCCGCGGCGCCCAGGCGCTCGCCCGCCTCTGCAGCCGCGCCGACGTCCTCCTCGAGCCCTTCCGACCAG GTGTCATGGAAAATCTTAATCTTGGTCCAGATATCCTCCTTAAAGATAATCCCAAACTCATATATGCTAGGCTAACAGGATTTGGCAGTTCAGGAGCATACAGCAAGATGGCAGGTCATGATATCAATTATTTGGCTGTGTCAG gtgtgttatcgAGACTTGGCAGAAAAGATGAAAATCCTTATGCTCCTGTCAATCTTCTGGCTGATTTTGCTGGTGGTGGAGTCATGTGTGCACTGGGCATAATTATAGCACTGTACGAACGCACAAAATCTGGTAAAGGGCAAGTTATTGATGCAAGTATG GTAGAAGGTGTCGCATACCTAAGTTCTTTCCTGTGGAAGTCACAAAACTTGGGTCTTTGGAACAGACCTCGTGGGGAAAACCTTCTGGATAGTGGCGCCCATTTTTATGAAACATACAAGACCTCAGATGGGAAATTCATGGCTGTTGGTGCCCTTGAGCCACAGTTCTACGAGCAGCTTCTCAGTG GTCTGAGGCTAGATTCTCATAAACTACCCGATCAGTATGATTTTTCTGGCTGGCCTGAAATGAAGAAGAGGTTTGCTGATCTGTTCTCAAAGAAAACCCAAGCAGAATGGTGTGAAATCTTTGACAACACGGACGCCTGCGTGACGCCAGTTTTGTCTTTTGACGATGTCGCCTTGCACCCGCACAACAAGGAACGTGGGACTTTCCTTAAAAATGATCAGGAAGAGATCAGTCCTAGACCTTCTCCGTTTCTTTCCAGGACCCCAGCTACCCCTTCTTCCAAAAGGGATCCATTTATAGGAGAGCACTCTGAAGAGATTCTCTTAGAGTATGGTTTTTCTAAGGAAGAGATCACACAGCTTAAATCTCTTAAAGTAATTGAATCCAATAAGCCAAAGTCTAACTTATAA